Proteins encoded together in one Rubripirellula reticaptiva window:
- a CDS encoding type II secretion system protein GspD — MNRLVPKSNRRRSHRRLALLAAMCMLPHVDASAQFALPVPTDGATQAASTSPSTLAAGQQKIAEVRQAIAGQDYQTAVESFRAVWAIQSKFPQLAGDLQAVRGQLENIGIDSALLTMPPRPPVARMPEIADAIPMEGFSAASALSDPKQEALRLVAIGRAALDRGDVTTALAVARKAESMKVPEKDFAPGEPRVWQLVLDAESAGRRSGVAQVSGTMPLGDPSLVQPALAQNQANPVSQMLYAAEAGGSGVQQVQNIEPLAMAPAVNSRNATASKLFDEGMKALTSGDKSAALVKFREAWKYEADLDLNQRQLLKDKLTLLQPTRLGAPSQTAGSENGELSPISKAQLESQEKTRRLYREVTAELAKTEQDKTAAPLDALDQLERLRRRVDDSDIDDTAKRSLAVMVGRAIAEQNKYITANRAKIDLDLQNDAVRMQMEQEDARESRIDHEISNLVEEFNGLIKESRFEEAEVLAKQVQELKPEDPISISMLQRSRVGTRIRMGQEIQDDKATGFLDSMLAVERAAIAPDPNRPMTLPNAEDWSNLSRSRLRGRGDGDPRLSATENAIKDKLSTQVNIKYRDRPLGEVLDDLMAVTGVPIVIDERALGVVRVTPESPVTLQLPNSISLNSALNIILDKMELTHVIENDVLNITSKEAKRSKVYPVTYRVTDLVTPIPNFTSSYDDGLAGALRNAYQMSNPRTDVQVVPVSMTDLGTGMAQKMSPMSMSGSNVLGQYNSMGSQGGFGMGNPPGGGGAGGASFANFDNLIELIQTTVVPDTWDTLGGPSTMREYAQNLSLVISTTSDVHDQIADLLESLRRLQNLQITIEVRFITLSDTFAEQIGVDFNLSFDDNTKQIPDDDSGPSVTVGWDGSAIQPDLDIKLNNGSGGIVPTFGSTGVANPSTLGFAILSDIEAFFFLQAIQSDSRTNVMQAPKVTLFDGQFASISDLTQRPFVTSITPVVGDFAVAQQPVIVVLNEGTQLNVQGLVSDDKRFVRLTLVPFFSQIGDVNTFTYEGSRSTRRSSRTESGDTNGDGVVDDNDSNDTTDETDVIEGTTVQLPTFAFTSVSTTVSVPDGGTILLGGIKRMSEARQERGTPILSKIPYVSRLFRNTATSRTAQSLMLMVTPRIIIQEEEELAQTGFDPSQQ; from the coding sequence TTGAACCGCCTCGTACCTAAATCCAATCGTCGCCGATCTCACCGCCGTCTGGCCTTGCTTGCCGCTATGTGCATGCTGCCCCACGTCGATGCGTCAGCCCAATTCGCGCTGCCCGTCCCAACCGACGGCGCCACGCAGGCCGCTAGCACGTCTCCATCGACGCTTGCTGCTGGTCAACAGAAAATCGCCGAAGTCCGGCAGGCCATCGCTGGCCAGGACTATCAAACGGCGGTTGAATCCTTTCGAGCTGTTTGGGCCATTCAGTCCAAGTTTCCGCAACTTGCAGGTGATCTGCAAGCGGTGCGAGGACAACTCGAAAATATCGGAATCGATTCAGCACTGCTGACGATGCCGCCTAGACCGCCCGTAGCGAGGATGCCCGAGATCGCTGATGCGATCCCAATGGAAGGCTTCTCGGCTGCATCAGCGCTGTCTGATCCAAAACAAGAAGCGTTGCGTTTAGTCGCAATTGGCCGCGCCGCGCTCGACCGTGGCGACGTGACCACGGCGCTGGCTGTGGCCAGGAAAGCCGAATCGATGAAGGTCCCCGAAAAGGACTTTGCGCCTGGCGAACCTCGTGTTTGGCAACTCGTACTTGACGCTGAATCGGCCGGTCGTCGTAGTGGTGTGGCTCAGGTGTCTGGCACGATGCCACTCGGCGATCCATCGCTGGTGCAACCAGCTCTGGCCCAGAACCAAGCGAACCCAGTTTCGCAGATGCTGTATGCCGCCGAAGCTGGTGGGTCGGGCGTTCAGCAGGTGCAAAACATCGAACCACTTGCAATGGCGCCCGCCGTCAATAGCCGCAATGCGACCGCAAGTAAGTTGTTTGACGAAGGCATGAAAGCGCTGACGTCGGGTGATAAGTCAGCCGCACTCGTGAAGTTCCGCGAAGCGTGGAAGTACGAAGCAGACTTGGACCTCAATCAACGCCAACTGCTCAAAGACAAGCTGACGTTGTTGCAACCAACTCGATTGGGTGCGCCTTCGCAAACTGCTGGCTCGGAAAATGGCGAGCTTTCGCCAATCAGCAAGGCACAGCTTGAGAGCCAAGAAAAGACGCGTCGCCTTTACCGCGAAGTCACGGCCGAACTGGCGAAGACCGAGCAGGACAAAACTGCGGCGCCGCTTGATGCGCTTGATCAGCTTGAACGACTGCGTCGCCGAGTTGATGATTCCGACATCGATGACACTGCCAAGCGTTCGCTAGCCGTGATGGTTGGCCGAGCGATTGCAGAGCAGAACAAATACATCACGGCAAACCGTGCGAAGATCGATTTGGATCTTCAAAACGATGCGGTCCGTATGCAGATGGAACAAGAGGATGCTCGTGAATCCCGCATCGACCACGAAATTTCCAACTTGGTCGAAGAGTTCAATGGTTTGATCAAGGAAAGTCGTTTCGAAGAAGCTGAGGTTTTGGCCAAGCAGGTCCAAGAGCTGAAGCCAGAAGATCCGATCTCGATCAGCATGTTGCAGCGGAGCCGCGTGGGAACTCGGATCCGCATGGGGCAAGAAATTCAAGATGACAAGGCAACTGGGTTCCTTGACTCCATGTTGGCGGTTGAACGGGCTGCGATTGCTCCCGATCCCAACCGGCCAATGACGCTTCCGAACGCTGAGGACTGGTCTAATCTGTCTCGCAGCCGATTGCGGGGCCGTGGTGATGGTGATCCTCGTCTAAGTGCCACCGAAAACGCGATCAAGGATAAGTTGTCGACTCAGGTCAACATCAAGTATCGCGATCGTCCTCTCGGTGAAGTGCTGGACGACTTGATGGCTGTCACCGGTGTCCCAATCGTCATCGACGAACGGGCGCTCGGTGTCGTGCGAGTCACGCCAGAATCGCCAGTCACATTGCAATTGCCCAACAGCATTTCGCTCAATAGCGCGCTCAATATCATCTTGGACAAGATGGAACTGACGCATGTGATCGAAAACGATGTTCTGAACATCACCAGCAAAGAAGCCAAGCGAAGCAAGGTCTACCCGGTTACCTACCGAGTGACGGACTTGGTCACACCGATTCCAAACTTCACATCAAGCTATGACGACGGTTTGGCCGGTGCACTTCGCAACGCCTACCAAATGTCAAACCCTCGGACTGATGTCCAAGTGGTTCCAGTTTCGATGACTGACTTGGGGACTGGTATGGCACAGAAAATGTCGCCCATGAGTATGAGCGGCTCAAATGTGCTTGGCCAATACAACTCGATGGGGTCGCAAGGCGGCTTCGGCATGGGGAATCCACCCGGTGGCGGCGGGGCTGGCGGTGCGTCATTCGCCAACTTCGACAACTTGATCGAGTTGATCCAGACCACCGTGGTTCCTGATACATGGGACACGCTAGGCGGGCCGAGCACGATGCGTGAGTACGCTCAAAACTTGAGCCTCGTTATCAGTACGACAAGCGACGTTCACGACCAAATCGCTGATTTGCTTGAATCGCTACGCCGTTTGCAGAACTTGCAGATCACCATCGAAGTTCGCTTTATCACGCTCTCCGATACGTTTGCAGAACAAATCGGTGTCGATTTCAACCTTAGCTTTGATGACAACACCAAGCAGATTCCGGATGATGACAGCGGCCCAAGTGTGACCGTTGGTTGGGATGGTTCGGCCATTCAACCGGACCTGGATATCAAGTTGAACAATGGTTCGGGTGGTATCGTTCCAACATTCGGTAGCACAGGCGTTGCCAACCCGTCGACGCTTGGTTTTGCGATCCTAAGTGACATCGAAGCCTTCTTCTTCCTGCAAGCGATTCAGTCCGATTCGCGGACCAATGTTATGCAGGCTCCGAAGGTAACGTTGTTCGACGGACAATTCGCAAGTATCAGCGACCTGACGCAGCGACCATTTGTGACTAGCATCACGCCAGTCGTCGGTGACTTTGCGGTCGCTCAACAACCGGTCATTGTGGTCCTGAATGAAGGCACTCAGTTGAACGTGCAAGGTTTGGTGAGTGACGACAAGCGATTCGTTCGCCTGACGTTAGTGCCGTTCTTTAGCCAGATTGGTGACGTCAACACGTTCACCTATGAAGGCAGCCGAAGTACTCGTCGAAGCAGTCGGACAGAGAGCGGCGACACCAACGGTGACGGCGTCGTCGACGACAATGATTCGAATGACACGACTGATGAAACTGATGTCATCGAAGGTACGACGGTTCAGTTGCCAACCTTCGCGTTCACGTCTGTCAGCACGACGGTCAGTGTTCCCGATGGTGGTACGATCCTGTTGGGTGGTATCAAGCGAATGTCGGAAGCTCGCCAAGAACGGGGCACCCCGATCTTGAGCAAGATCCCGTATGTCAGTCGCTTGTTCCGCAACACGGCGACAAGCCGTACAGCTCAAAGCCTGATGTTGATGGTGACACCACGGATCATCATCCAGGAAGAAGAAGAGCTGGCTCAAACCGGATTCGATCCAAGCCAACAGTAG
- a CDS encoding MraY family glycosyltransferase, translated as MAPLIAISLIIATVTALILVPVVRKVARSTGMVDRPDQTRKLQINAIALGGGVAVYVSLAIAFASTIVIDRQFFGSTLGDVHYRWYLLFGAAGAMLVVGLVDDAWGLRGRQKLLLQCLIIAGLVGSGSVIKSIGVFGLEIDLGLLAFPITMLWLLIAVNALNLIDGADGMATTAGTIICIGMGFSALHFGSTLSVVLAFSLAGSLIGFLKFNRPPASIYLGDAGSMMIGLFLGVLAIWCSLKESAVLASAPIAILAIPLFDSSAAILRRWLTGRSIYVTDRGHLHHLLQLKFGNRKMLLVVAGLCSVTTVMSVLSLYLNMPWLAGVGVAMVLVLCIYTRTFGHAEARLLYGRATNFAHSFTMNSANCQTLKQQRRVPLQGLGQWETVWEPLVEFAKSHDLARVKIDLNLAWLHEGYHANWQSVRLPEKAYQLNVSLPLFTHRLGNDSQPVQIGRLEVVALAKDARSYQKIAELSDQLIDLTPEIDRIVGRLESIRKPTVPAVSMPVSVARVEESAESALHNA; from the coding sequence ATGGCCCCTCTGATCGCTATCTCACTAATCATCGCCACGGTGACGGCACTCATTCTTGTGCCGGTTGTGCGTAAGGTGGCAAGATCGACCGGGATGGTTGATCGCCCGGATCAGACTCGAAAACTGCAAATCAACGCGATCGCGTTAGGCGGCGGTGTTGCCGTTTATGTTTCTCTGGCGATTGCTTTTGCTTCGACAATCGTCATTGACCGCCAATTCTTTGGCAGCACACTGGGGGATGTCCATTACCGGTGGTACCTACTCTTTGGCGCAGCTGGGGCAATGCTCGTTGTTGGTTTGGTCGATGATGCTTGGGGGCTTCGCGGACGTCAAAAACTATTGCTGCAGTGCTTGATCATTGCCGGATTGGTTGGCAGCGGTTCGGTCATCAAGTCGATCGGTGTGTTTGGTCTAGAGATTGATCTCGGCCTGCTGGCGTTTCCCATCACCATGTTGTGGTTATTGATCGCAGTCAATGCACTCAACCTGATCGACGGTGCTGACGGGATGGCGACGACGGCGGGGACGATCATCTGCATCGGAATGGGGTTCTCTGCTTTGCACTTCGGTTCGACACTAAGTGTTGTTCTGGCGTTTTCCCTGGCCGGATCGCTGATTGGTTTTTTGAAGTTCAATCGACCACCGGCAAGCATCTATCTTGGTGATGCAGGCAGCATGATGATTGGGCTGTTCCTGGGCGTGCTAGCGATCTGGTGCAGCTTGAAGGAGTCGGCTGTTTTGGCCTCCGCACCGATCGCGATTTTGGCGATTCCACTGTTCGATTCCAGTGCAGCGATTCTGCGTCGTTGGTTGACCGGCCGAAGCATCTACGTGACTGACCGTGGTCATCTGCATCACCTGTTGCAGCTGAAATTTGGTAACCGAAAGATGTTGTTGGTTGTCGCTGGGCTTTGCTCCGTCACGACCGTCATGTCAGTTCTGTCGCTGTATCTAAATATGCCATGGCTCGCGGGAGTCGGTGTGGCGATGGTTTTGGTGTTGTGCATTTACACTCGAACGTTCGGACACGCCGAGGCTCGATTGCTGTATGGACGAGCCACTAACTTCGCGCACTCGTTCACCATGAATTCGGCTAACTGTCAAACACTCAAACAGCAAAGACGAGTTCCTCTTCAGGGACTCGGTCAGTGGGAAACGGTTTGGGAACCACTCGTTGAATTCGCCAAAAGTCACGATTTGGCTCGAGTAAAAATCGATCTGAACCTGGCGTGGCTGCACGAGGGATATCACGCCAATTGGCAAAGTGTCCGGCTGCCTGAAAAAGCTTATCAGCTAAATGTTTCACTGCCATTGTTCACTCACCGTCTGGGAAACGACAGCCAGCCCGTGCAAATTGGTCGGCTGGAAGTGGTGGCACTTGCTAAAGACGCACGGTCGTACCAAAAAATTGCTGAATTAAGCGATCAATTGATCGATCTGACACCAGAAATCGATCGAATCGTTGGTCGCCTTGAAAGCATTCGCAAGCCAACGGTGCCGGCTGTTTCGATGCCCGTTTCGGTTGCAAGGGTCGAGGAATCAGCCGAATCTGCGCTGCACAACGCGTAG
- a CDS encoding polysaccharide biosynthesis/export family protein, which translates to MRTKLPAVERTRRLIRSATTAVATSMVVTALTGCSALTQPINGVPADRLPPQFFAEPKNDLVPVDIALLSIEPPRDYQISGGDILGVYVEGVLPFNPPNQPPEPPPVNFPDAESTLPPSIGYPIAVQDDGTLSLPLIEPLDVEGLTLEQVRDAIRDKYIDEDILRPEKARPIVTIIKERTYDIIVVREDGGGQQNGGLNTQNLSSQYLTGGSDRSASGGLVKLPAYKNDILHALVETGGLPGLNAKNEVKVLRANRADQRKRAQFMQQWHAQQQAIRLDPCACPPKLPEDDSILRIPLRLKPGIVPNIDEKDVVLEDGDIVYIESRETEVYYTGGLLNGGQFPLPRDYDLDVLGAIAVAGSSIGGTAQQFGQSIGRGAQGVPPTMLYILRKDGCGGQVAIEVDLSTAINDPRSRPLVQAGDTLILQYKCEEEAINFGLSTFFTFGIAELLRN; encoded by the coding sequence ATGAGAACAAAACTTCCAGCCGTCGAGCGGACACGGCGTTTGATCCGCTCCGCAACGACTGCCGTTGCCACCAGCATGGTTGTCACGGCGCTTACTGGGTGCTCGGCTTTGACGCAGCCGATCAACGGCGTGCCGGCCGATCGACTGCCTCCGCAATTCTTTGCCGAGCCCAAGAACGACTTGGTGCCCGTCGACATTGCGTTGCTGTCGATCGAGCCACCTCGAGACTACCAAATCTCCGGTGGTGATATCTTGGGTGTTTACGTTGAAGGCGTTTTGCCTTTCAACCCACCCAACCAACCACCGGAACCACCGCCGGTGAACTTCCCCGATGCGGAAAGCACTTTGCCACCATCGATCGGTTACCCGATTGCTGTGCAAGACGACGGTACGTTGTCCTTGCCGCTGATCGAACCGCTCGACGTCGAAGGCCTGACGCTCGAACAAGTTCGCGATGCAATCCGCGACAAGTACATTGACGAAGACATCTTGCGTCCTGAAAAGGCTCGCCCGATTGTCACGATCATCAAAGAACGAACCTACGACATTATCGTGGTTCGCGAGGACGGTGGTGGTCAGCAAAACGGTGGACTGAACACTCAGAATCTGTCGTCACAGTATCTAACTGGCGGTAGCGACCGAAGTGCATCGGGTGGTTTGGTCAAGCTTCCGGCTTACAAGAACGACATCCTTCACGCCTTGGTTGAAACTGGTGGATTGCCAGGTTTGAACGCCAAGAACGAAGTGAAGGTCTTGCGAGCCAACCGTGCCGACCAACGCAAACGAGCCCAATTCATGCAGCAGTGGCACGCACAGCAACAAGCGATTCGGCTTGACCCTTGTGCTTGCCCACCGAAACTGCCCGAAGACGACTCGATCCTGCGTATTCCGCTGCGACTGAAGCCGGGAATTGTTCCCAACATTGACGAAAAAGATGTGGTGCTTGAAGACGGCGACATCGTTTACATCGAATCGCGTGAAACAGAAGTTTACTACACCGGCGGCTTGCTCAATGGTGGTCAATTCCCGCTTCCACGTGACTATGACTTGGACGTGCTAGGTGCCATCGCGGTTGCTGGATCAAGCATTGGTGGTACGGCTCAACAGTTCGGGCAGTCGATTGGACGGGGTGCCCAGGGTGTGCCACCAACCATGTTGTACATTCTTCGCAAAGACGGATGCGGTGGACAAGTCGCAATCGAAGTCGACTTGTCGACAGCGATCAACGATCCAAGAAGCCGGCCGCTGGTTCAAGCGGGCGACACTTTGATCCTGCAGTACAAGTGCGAAGAGGAAGCGATCAACTTTGGTCTCTCAACGTTCTTCACCTTCGGTATCGCCGAACTGTTGAGAAACTAG
- a CDS encoding HTTM domain-containing protein, whose translation MTDSNASSRQADSLGATIRHAAMQRVDSLVLVWLRFAVAVAVYVWADSFLQDETYRAVFVDARVLLKYHGFEWVGLWPGDGMRWHFVVTKIAAGFLAIGFLTRVASALLCGSIWYVLLVDCQIYVNHYYLLAITAGLLVFLPVSGQWSVDRKLGIQRPSETCWRWQIWLVRFQIGIPYTFGAIAKLNGDWFRGQPAQLILRNQDAGAGRTWADIPGMVDLFVYGGFGYDLMVVPMLLWRPTRWVAVVMSIGFHLTNAMTLTIGVFPWFMLATLVVFFPPETLRRRLRLFLGNDSHDELEDTPPAAVSISRVTRFAIGAAILYAMIHCLLPIRPALFPGDSNWNERGHRFAWRMMLRNKQALTHYLVVDRNSDDFLFVPSTTVLTGYQAQRADHHPELIRQTAVAISEAAAELGVPENRVYALALVSLNGRRPKPMVDPYVDLTEVQRGWWRDGWVDDDLEPMQDPPWTTPTEQWWTVLELPEPFKALRGRTPTELQDFLSREATKKATP comes from the coding sequence ATGACTGATTCAAACGCAAGTTCTCGACAAGCCGATTCGCTAGGGGCCACAATTCGGCACGCCGCGATGCAACGAGTCGATTCGTTGGTTCTGGTTTGGTTGCGTTTTGCCGTTGCGGTGGCGGTCTACGTTTGGGCCGATAGTTTCTTGCAAGACGAAACCTATCGAGCGGTGTTCGTCGATGCACGCGTGCTGCTGAAGTACCACGGTTTCGAATGGGTTGGACTGTGGCCTGGTGATGGAATGCGTTGGCATTTCGTCGTTACTAAAATCGCAGCTGGGTTTCTGGCGATTGGTTTTTTGACTCGTGTGGCGTCGGCGCTGCTGTGCGGTTCAATCTGGTACGTCCTGTTGGTTGATTGTCAGATCTACGTCAATCACTATTACCTGCTGGCAATCACGGCGGGGTTATTGGTTTTCTTGCCGGTTTCCGGGCAATGGTCGGTTGATCGCAAGTTGGGGATTCAGCGGCCGAGTGAGACGTGTTGGCGATGGCAGATCTGGTTGGTTCGGTTTCAAATTGGCATTCCGTATACCTTCGGAGCGATTGCCAAGCTGAATGGTGATTGGTTTCGTGGGCAGCCAGCCCAACTGATACTTCGAAACCAAGACGCGGGTGCGGGGCGAACGTGGGCGGATATCCCAGGCATGGTCGACCTGTTCGTCTACGGTGGGTTCGGATATGACCTGATGGTGGTGCCAATGTTGCTTTGGCGCCCGACTCGCTGGGTCGCGGTCGTGATGTCGATCGGTTTTCATTTGACCAATGCGATGACGCTGACGATCGGCGTGTTTCCGTGGTTCATGCTGGCGACGCTCGTCGTGTTTTTTCCGCCCGAGACGTTGCGGCGACGGCTGCGTTTGTTTCTCGGAAATGATTCCCATGATGAACTCGAGGACACGCCGCCGGCTGCGGTTTCAATATCCCGAGTTACGCGTTTTGCGATCGGTGCAGCGATCCTTTATGCCATGATTCACTGTCTGCTGCCCATCCGGCCAGCCTTGTTCCCTGGCGACTCGAATTGGAACGAACGCGGTCATCGATTTGCTTGGCGAATGATGCTTCGCAACAAACAGGCACTGACTCACTATTTAGTAGTGGACCGCAACAGTGACGATTTTCTATTTGTGCCGTCGACCACCGTGCTAACGGGTTACCAGGCACAGCGAGCTGACCATCACCCCGAATTGATTCGTCAAACAGCAGTTGCGATCAGCGAAGCTGCGGCTGAGTTGGGGGTACCCGAGAATCGCGTCTATGCGCTGGCATTGGTGTCGCTCAACGGACGGCGTCCCAAACCCATGGTCGATCCATACGTTGACTTGACCGAAGTCCAACGCGGGTGGTGGCGTGATGGATGGGTTGACGATGATCTGGAACCCATGCAGGATCCACCTTGGACGACGCCAACCGAACAATGGTGGACGGTCTTGGAATTGCCTGAACCTTTCAAGGCACTGCGAGGCCGCACGCCGACTGAGTTGCAAGACTTTTTGTCGCGTGAAGCCACAAAAAAAGCCACGCCGTGA